One Mercenaria mercenaria strain notata chromosome 12, MADL_Memer_1, whole genome shotgun sequence DNA segment encodes these proteins:
- the LOC123534717 gene encoding uncharacterized protein LOC123534717 isoform X1 → MCTDYKISVSRKMKFMYVYRNVVVLMIYLNCLTCTVDAQKEGGRNGREAWTQFLESEHIHPGDPSATNTLSEDIFQTGASTARGAILDPNTADIRTGNTESIKDLSAINHVIDSQISNRNGKISKQKKNKHMIAKRKRKRQERRRRNRMNKQKNKILKRLKKQNIKSLDSQPADVQESQIPNGNDKWFRQKQNKSMRAERKKKLQEKKMRNQMIRQQRKKLKQLKKQKIKSMETVPVDVKAKSENRADKPVKWKDRRKRILERMRQRQARLEKRRREDEIRRAQKQRRKEERQRKKAIKNGQNRITDSLKINEMLKDGNSLPTETPVKLDKITGPKRLTEKSTKENANMATTDRSTSNTADNLLSIPNINGNVDHLGFETASDISNDMKIPRELFGITSDNSGILLGTNDNPNKKTSTENLGVMRQIVPGFKINDIPIIDLAGVIDPRIQMEAAGTESGFPAFLTPTSFDPSRSLGMMNTGDGAWGPFDPNTGVLLGPSVVENGVPVRMADANTGIPLGPVEPGIDVPFGHVDLSPSVPFGPEDTGSGFRLEPVDPMTSVPFEQTNHGRSSVQSEHFGVANDVPFDSGNQLVPKEKKSNIAFDTNGTNSMQRTSVDVIDVSVNPSSSIDLFAAGVPFDPNGRLDNNAVIPPNLSNTTSGVPFHHVNSGHGIPFEQVNSATGFLAEPINSGADIPFEPLDSGMRIPFDTTHSGTGIPFEPANSGTVNPSDPTNFRSISLDPSDSESGTFESINTGTGIPLEPLDPRTGIPFVPTNSGTGFHSESANSGAVIPPDPTNSGTSVSFEPVNSRTGISLDPTNSAAGTPSEPIKSGIGISFEPLDSRTGVPFDPKNAGTVIQSESTNSGAAIPPDPINSGTVVSFEPLNNRTGISLDPTNSAIVIPSEPINSGSGIPFEQLDSGTGIPFETANSGIGIPPDPTNSGTGISFEPVNSRTGILLDPTNSATGIPSEPINSGTPIQPLVSGTGISSQGPLNRGTNRSESTPGQSLQTGPVDNVANASITASIHDTVLGEQVNMTKVEPGITGAPVGLLLESTGDPMNESIVDSQNNTGDSGFDPSFGVNGQAVVFQSVDLREFLSTGNIKNLGSNNQPPVQKSEPTQGIMLVNGEIMPVAGRTSSTSASNKPNTASSESKLPASSLLGVVFDISRSLRQGKG, encoded by the exons ACAgccaaatatcaaacagaaatgGCAAAATATCTAAACAGAAAAAGAACAAGCACATGATTGCAAAAAGGAAGAGGAAAAGACAAGAAAGGAGACGGAGAAATAGAATGAACAAGCAgaaaaataaaatcctaaaacgtttaaagaaacaaaatatcaaatcacTGGATTCACAACCTGCTGACGTGCAAg AAAGCCAAATACCAAACGGAAATGACAAGTGGTTTAGACAGAAACAGAACAAAAGTATGAGGGCAGAGCGAAAGAAAAAGCTACAGGAAAAAAAAATGCGAAATCAAATGATCAGACAGcaaagaaaaaagttaaaacaattaaagaaacAGAAAATCAAATCAATGGAGACGGTACCTGTTGATGTGAAAG CAAAATCAGAAAACAGAGCAGATAAACCAGTTAAGTGGAAAGACCGCCGTAAAAGGATTCTTGAACGAATGAGACAACGACAAGCAAGACTTGAAAAGAGAAGAAGGGAAGACGAGATAAGAAGAGCGCAAAAACAACGTCGAAAGGAAGAACGACAAAGGAAAAAGGCGATAAAGAATGGTCAAAATAGGATTACAGATAGCCTTAAgataaatgaaatgttaaaagatGGAAATTCTTTACCAACGGAAACACCAGTAAAGCTTGACAAAATTACTGGTCccaagagattaactgaaaaaagtacaaaagaaAATGCAAATATGGCAACTACTGATCGAAGTACTAGTAACACAGCGGATAATTTACTTTCTATACCTAACATAAACGGCAATGTAGATCATTTGGGTTTTGAAACCGCTAGCGACATCAGTAATGACATGAAAATACCCAGGGAACTTTTTGGAATTACAAGTGACAATAGTGGGATATTGCTTGGTACAAACGACAACCCTAACAAAAAGACCTCAACTGAAAATTTGGGAGTTATGAGGCAGATTGTGCCAGGATTCAAAATTAATGACATACCGATTATAGACCTTGCGGGTGTCATAGATCCTCGAATCCAAATGGAAGCAGCCGGAACGGAATCAGGATTTCCTGCTTTTCTGACACCTACGTCTTTTGATCCATCACGTTCACTAGGAATGATGAACACTGGAGATGGTGCATGGGGACCTTTTGACCCAAACACGGGTGTTCTACTTGGGCCATCGGTGGTTGAAAATGGCGTTCCGGTGAGAATGGCTGACGCTAACACAGGTATTCCACTGGGACCGGTAGAACCTGGAATAGATGTTCCATTTGGTCATGTAGACCTAAGCCCAAGTGTCCCTTTTGGACCAGAGGACACTGGCTCTGGGTTTCGTTTGGAACCTGTGGACCCAATGACTAGCGTTCCGTTTGAACAAACGAACCATGGGAGGAGTAGTGTACAGTCGGAGCATTTCGGCGTTGCAAATGACGTTCCATTTGACTCTGGAAATCAGCTTGTGCCGAAGGAAAAAAAGTCGAATATAGCATTTGATACTAATGGGACAAACAGTATGCAACGTACATCAGTTGACGTTATAGACGTTTCAGTGAACCCAAGCTCAAGTATTGATCTTTTTGCAGCAGGCGTGCCTTTCGATCCAAACGGAAGGTTGGACAACAATGCGGTTATTCCCCCAAACCTCAGTAACACAACCTCCGGTGTTCCTTTTCACCATGTGAACTCAGGGCATGGTATTCCATTCGAACAAGTGAACTCCGCAACTGGTTTTTTAGCTGAACCCATCAACTCTGGAGCTGATATTCCATTCGAACCCCTGGACTCTGGAATGAGAATTCCGTTCGATACCACACACTCCGGAACTGGTATTCCATTCGAACCTGCGAACTCCGGAACTGTTAATCCATCGGATCCCACAAACTTCAGAAGTATATCACTGGATCCTTCTGATTCCGAATCTGGTACATTTGAGTCCATTAACACCGGAACTGGCATTCCGTTGGAACCGCTGGACCCTAGAACGGGAATTCCATTTGTTCCAACAAACTCCGGAACTGGTTTTCATTCCGAATCTGCGAACTCCGGAGCTGTAATTCCACCGGATCCTACAAACTCCGGAACAAGTGTTTCATTTGAACCCGTGAACTCCAGAACTGGTATATCATTAGACCCTACTAATTCCGCAGCTGGTACTCCATCTGAGCCCATTAAGTCCGGAATAGGTATTTCATTCGAACCTCTGGACTCCAGAACAGGAGTTCCATTCGATCCCAAAAACGCCGGAACTGTTATTCAATCCGAATCTACAAACTCCGGAGCTGCAATTCCACCGGATCCTATAAACTCCGGAACTGTTGTTTCATTTGAACCCCTGAACAACAGAACTGGTATATCATTGGATCCTACGAATTCGGCAATTGTTATTCCATCTGAACCTATTAACTCCGGATCTGGCATTCCATTCGAACAGCTGGATTCTGGAACGGGTATTCCATTCGAAACTGCGAACTCCGGAATTGGTATTCCACCAGATCCTACAAACTCCGGAACTGGTATTTCATTTGAACCCGTGAACTCAAGAACGGGTATATTATTAGATCCTACTAATTCCGCAACTGGTATTCCATCTGAACCTATTAACTCCGGAACTCCAATCCAACCTCTGGTTTCCGGAACGGGTATTTCGTCACAGGGTCCTTTGAACAGGGGAACGAACAGATCAGAGTCAACCCCTGGTCAAAGTTTACAAACTGGACCGGTTGATAATGTAGCTAATGCTAGTATAACAGCTAGCATACATGATACTGTCCTTGGTGAACAAGTGAACATGACCAAAGTCGAACCTGGTATTACTGGCGCTCCAGTCGGTCTGCTGTTAGAAAGCACAGGCGATCCAATGAACGAATCGATCGTTGATTCACAAAACAATACTGGAGACAGCGGGTTCGATCCTTCCTTCGGTGTCAATGGTCAAGCTGTCGTTTTTCAGTCAGTAGATCTCAGGGAATTTCTTTCAACTGGGAACATAAAGAATCTTGGCAGTAATAATCAGCCGCCTGTACAGAAGTCAGAACCAACACAAGGCATAATGTTGGTCAATGGCGAGATTATGCCAGTGGCAGGACGAACAAGTTCAACGTCGGCATCTAATAAGCCAAACACTGCTTCTAGCGAATCCAAATTACCGGCCTCGTCACTTCTAGGAGTGGTATTTGACATATCAAGATCACTGAGACAAGGAAAAGGATAA